Proteins encoded by one window of Macaca mulatta isolate MMU2019108-1 chromosome 10, T2T-MMU8v2.0, whole genome shotgun sequence:
- the RANBP1 gene encoding ran-specific GTPase-activating protein isoform X4 — MGGRGAQAGLGTRITPMMELKPNAGSDRAWVWNTHADFADECPKPELLAIRFLNAENAQKFKTKFEECRKEIEEREKKGDVVPWVGVLLCRLTLHLTVLPGGCFFCLPDKHSRVLWLPHLSRAMQLPGDTGASWGALSTCQCCWPHIQLGRHWSPGIAWSSPEGAL, encoded by the exons ATGGGAGGACGCGGCGCCCAGGCTGGGCTCGGGACGAGGA TCACGCCGATGATGGAGCTGAAGCCCAATGCAGGTAGTGACCGTGCCTGGGTCTGGAACACCCATGCTGACTTCGCCGACGAGTGCCCCAAGCCAGAGCTGCTGGCCATCCGCTTCCTGAATGCTGAGA ATGCACAGAAATTCAAAACAAAGTTTGAAGAATGCAGGAAAGAGAtcgaagagagagaaaagaaaggtgaCGTGGTGCCATGGGTGGGGGTGCTTCTTTGCAGACTCACTCTGCACCTGACTGTACTTCCAGGCGGGTGCTTTTTCTGTCTGCCAGATAAACATTCCAGAGTGCTGTGGCTGCCTCACCTATCCAGGGCGATGCAGCTCCCTGGGGACACAGGTGCTTCCTGGGGAGCCCTGAGCACTTGTCAGTGTTGCTGGCCTCACATCCAACTGGGCAGGCATTGGAGTCCAGGCATTGCCTGGAGCTCACCAGAAGGTGCTTTATGA
- the RANBP1 gene encoding ran-specific GTPase-activating protein isoform X3 yields the protein MDFWVTKDTHEDHDTSTENTDESNHDPQFEPIVSLPEQEIKTLEEDEEELFKMRAKLFRFASENDLPEWKERGTGDVKLLKHKEKGAIRLLMRRDKTLKICANHYITPMMELKPNAGSDRAWVWNTHADFADECPKPELLAIRFLNAENAQKFKTKFEECRKEIEEREKKGSGKNDHAEKVAEKLEALSVKEETKEDAEEKQ from the exons ATGGACTTCTGGGTGACCAAG GACACTCATGAGGACCATGATACTTCCACTGAGAATACAGACGAATCCAACCATGACCCTCAGTTTGAGCCAATAGTTTCTCTTCCTGAGCAAGAAATTAAAACGCTggaagaagatgaagaggaactttttaaaat GCGGGCAAAACTGTTCCGATTTGCCTCAGAGAACGATCTCCCAGAATGGAAGGAGCGAGGCACTGGTGACGTCAAGCTCCTGAAGCACAAGGAGAAAGGGGCCATCCGCCTTCTCATGCGGAGGGACAAGACCCTGAAGATCTGTGCCAACCACTACA TCACGCCGATGATGGAGCTGAAGCCCAATGCAGGTAGTGACCGTGCCTGGGTCTGGAACACCCATGCTGACTTCGCCGACGAGTGCCCCAAGCCAGAGCTGCTGGCCATCCGCTTCCTGAATGCTGAGA ATGCACAGAAATTCAAAACAAAGTTTGAAGAATGCAGGAAAGAGAtcgaagagagagaaaagaaag GATCAGGCAAAAATGATCATGCCGAAAAAGTGGCGGAAAAGCTAGAAGCTCTCTCGGTGAAGGAGGAGACCAAGGAGGATGCTGAGGAGAAGCAATAA
- the TRMT2A gene encoding tRNA (uracil-5-)-methyltransferase homolog A isoform X1, translating to MSENLDNEGPKPMESCGQESSSAPSCPTASVLPADPAALEEVEKEGAGAATGPGPQPGLYSYIRDDLFTSEIFKLELQNVPRHASFSDVRRFLGRFGLQPHKTKLFGQPPCAFVTFRSAAERDKALRVLHGALWKGRPLSVRLARPKADPMARRRRQEGESEPPATRVADVVTPLWTVPYAEQLERKQLECEQVLQKLAKEIGSTNRALLPWLLEQRHKHNKACCPLEGVRPSPQQTEYRNKCEFLVGVGVDGEDNTVGCRLGKYKGGTCAVAAPFDTVHIPEATKQVVKAFQEFIRSTPYSAYDPETYTGHWKQLTVRTSRRRQAMAIAYFHPQKLSPEELAELKASLAQHFTAGPGRASGVTCLYFVEEGQRKTPSQEGLPLEHMAGDRCIHEDLLGLTFRISPHAFFQVNTPAAEVLYTVIQDWAQLDAGSTVLDVCCGTGTIGLALARVSPPPWVGRHHTFLFQKVKRVIGVELCPEAVEDARVNAQDNELSNVEFHCGRAEDLVPALVSRLASQHLVAILDPPRAGLHSKVILAIRRAENIRRLLYVSCNPRAAMGNFVDLCRAPSNRVKGTPFRPVKAVAVDLFPQTPHCEMLILFERVEHPNGTGVLGPHSPPAQPTPGPPDDTQETGAFPLS from the exons ATGAGTGAGAACCTCGACAACGAG GGCCCAAAGCCCATGGAGAGCTGTGGCCAGGAGAGCAGCAGTGCCCCGAGCTGCCCTACAGCCTCGGTGCTCCCTGCAGACCCGGCAGCcctggaggaggtggagaaagaggGCGCTGGAGCAGCTACAGGGCCGGGGCCTCAACCTGGGCTCTACAGCTACATCAGGGATGACTTGTTTACCTCTGAGATCTTCAAACTGGAGCTGCAGAACGTGCCTCGCCACGCCAGCTTCAGCGACGTCCGGCGCTTCCTGGGCCGCTTTGGCCTGCAGCCCCACAAAACCAAACTCTTTGGGCAACCACCCTGCGCCTTTGTGACATTCCGCAGCGCTGCAGAGAGGGACAAGGCCCTGCGAGTTTTGCATGGTGCCCTCTGGAAAGGCCGCCCACTCAGTGTGCGCCTGGCCCGACCCAAGGCCGACCCCATGGCCAGGAGGAGGCGACAGGAGGGTGAGAGTGAGCCACCAGCAACACGAGTGGCCGACGTGGTGACCCCTCTATGGACAGTGCCCTATGCTGAGCAGCTTGAGCGGAAGCAGCTGGAGTGCGAGCAGGTGCTGCAGAAACTCGCCAA GGAAATCGGGAGCACCAACCGTGCCTTGCTGCCCTGGCTGCTCGAGCAGAGGCACAAGCACAACAAGGCCTGCTGCCCACTGGAGGGGGTCAGGCCATCACCCCAGCAG ACTGAGTATCGTAATAAGTGTGAGTTTCTGGTTGGCGTCGGGGTGGATGGGGAGGATAACACCGTGGGCTGTCGGCTCGGCAAGTACAAGGGCGGGACGTGTGCTGTGGCGGCCCCGTTTGACACCGTGCACATCCCCGAAGCCACCAAGCAGGTGGTGAAGGCCTTCCAGGAGTTCATCCG GTCAACTCCATACTCGGCATACGACCCAGAAACATACACCGGCCACTGGAAGCAGCTGACTGTGCGCACCAGCCGCCGCCGTCAGGCCATGGCCATTGCCTACTTCCACCCCCAG AAACTGAGCCCGGAGGAGCTGGCAGAGCTGAAAGCCTCCCTAGCACAGCACTTCACAGCAGGGCCAGGCAGGGCCAGTGGAGTGACCTGCCTCTACTTCGTGGAGGAGGGACAGCG AAAGACTCCCAGCCAGGAGGGCCTGCCCCTGGAGCACATGGCTGGGGACCGGTGCATCCATGAGGACCTGCTAGGGCTGACCTTCCGGATCTCTCCGCACGCCTTCTTCCAG GTGAACACACCCGCAGCTGAGGTGCTCTACACGGTCATTCAAGACTGGGCCCAGCTGGATGCAGGGAGCACGGTGCTGGACGTGTGTTGTGGCACCGGCACCATTGGCCTGGCCCTGGCCCGGGTGAGCCCTCCC CCCTGGGTGGGGCGACACCACACTTTCCTGTTTCAGAAGGTGAAGAGAGTCATTGGGGTCGAGCTATGCCCAGAGGCCGTGGAGGACGCCCGGGTAAACGCCCAGGACAATG AGTTGAGTAATGTGGAGTTCCACTGCGGGAGGGCCGAGGACCTGGTGCCCGCCCTGGTGAGCAGACTGGCCTCCCAGCACCTTGTGGCCATACTGGACCCACCCCGTGCCGGCTTGC ATTCCAAGGTGATCCTGGCCATCCGCAGAGCCGAGAACATCAGGCGACTGCTGTACGTCTCATGCAACCCCCGGGCAGCCATGGGCAACTTTGTGGA CCTCTGCAGAGCCCCATCTAACCGGGTGAAGGGCACCCCCTTCCGGCCAGTCAAGGCCGTGGCAGTGGACCTGTTCCCACAGACCCCGCACTGTGAGATGCTCATCTTGTTCGAGAGGGTGGAGCACCCCAATGGCACAGGGGTCTTGGGGCCCCACAGCCCTCCAGCTCAACCCACACCAGGACCCCCAGATGATACCCAAGAAACTGGGGCCTTCCCCTTATCCTAG
- the RANBP1 gene encoding ran-specific GTPase-activating protein isoform X1, with protein MAAAKDTHEDHDTSTENTDESNHDPQFEPIVSLPEQEIKTLEEDEEELFKMRAKLFRFASENDLPEWKERGTGDVKLLKHKEKGAIRLLMRRDKTLKICANHYITPMMELKPNAGSDRAWVWNTHADFADECPKPELLAIRFLNAENAQKFKTKFEECRKEIEEREKKGDVVPWVGVLLCRLTLHLTVLPGGCFFCLPDKHSRVLWLPHLSRAMQLPGDTGASWGALSTCQCCWPHIQLGRHWSPGIAWSSPEGAL; from the exons ATGGCGGCCGCCAAG GACACTCATGAGGACCATGATACTTCCACTGAGAATACAGACGAATCCAACCATGACCCTCAGTTTGAGCCAATAGTTTCTCTTCCTGAGCAAGAAATTAAAACGCTggaagaagatgaagaggaactttttaaaat GCGGGCAAAACTGTTCCGATTTGCCTCAGAGAACGATCTCCCAGAATGGAAGGAGCGAGGCACTGGTGACGTCAAGCTCCTGAAGCACAAGGAGAAAGGGGCCATCCGCCTTCTCATGCGGAGGGACAAGACCCTGAAGATCTGTGCCAACCACTACA TCACGCCGATGATGGAGCTGAAGCCCAATGCAGGTAGTGACCGTGCCTGGGTCTGGAACACCCATGCTGACTTCGCCGACGAGTGCCCCAAGCCAGAGCTGCTGGCCATCCGCTTCCTGAATGCTGAGA ATGCACAGAAATTCAAAACAAAGTTTGAAGAATGCAGGAAAGAGAtcgaagagagagaaaagaaaggtgaCGTGGTGCCATGGGTGGGGGTGCTTCTTTGCAGACTCACTCTGCACCTGACTGTACTTCCAGGCGGGTGCTTTTTCTGTCTGCCAGATAAACATTCCAGAGTGCTGTGGCTGCCTCACCTATCCAGGGCGATGCAGCTCCCTGGGGACACAGGTGCTTCCTGGGGAGCCCTGAGCACTTGTCAGTGTTGCTGGCCTCACATCCAACTGGGCAGGCATTGGAGTCCAGGCATTGCCTGGAGCTCACCAGAAGGTGCTTTATGA
- the RANBP1 gene encoding ran-specific GTPase-activating protein, whose amino-acid sequence MAAAKDTHEDHDTSTENTDESNHDPQFEPIVSLPEQEIKTLEEDEEELFKMRAKLFRFASENDLPEWKERGTGDVKLLKHKEKGAIRLLMRRDKTLKICANHYITPMMELKPNAGSDRAWVWNTHADFADECPKPELLAIRFLNAENAQKFKTKFEECRKEIEEREKKGSGKNDHAEKVAEKLEALSVKEETKEDAEEKQ is encoded by the exons ATGGCGGCCGCCAAG GACACTCATGAGGACCATGATACTTCCACTGAGAATACAGACGAATCCAACCATGACCCTCAGTTTGAGCCAATAGTTTCTCTTCCTGAGCAAGAAATTAAAACGCTggaagaagatgaagaggaactttttaaaat GCGGGCAAAACTGTTCCGATTTGCCTCAGAGAACGATCTCCCAGAATGGAAGGAGCGAGGCACTGGTGACGTCAAGCTCCTGAAGCACAAGGAGAAAGGGGCCATCCGCCTTCTCATGCGGAGGGACAAGACCCTGAAGATCTGTGCCAACCACTACA TCACGCCGATGATGGAGCTGAAGCCCAATGCAGGTAGTGACCGTGCCTGGGTCTGGAACACCCATGCTGACTTCGCCGACGAGTGCCCCAAGCCAGAGCTGCTGGCCATCCGCTTCCTGAATGCTGAGA ATGCACAGAAATTCAAAACAAAGTTTGAAGAATGCAGGAAAGAGAtcgaagagagagaaaagaaag GATCAGGCAAAAATGATCATGCCGAAAAAGTGGCGGAAAAGCTAGAAGCTCTCTCGGTGAAGGAGGAGACCAAGGAGGATGCTGAGGAGAAGCAATAA
- the TRMT2A gene encoding tRNA (uracil-5-)-methyltransferase homolog A isoform X2, which translates to MSENLDNEGPKPMESCGQESSSAPSCPTASVLPADPAALEEVEKEGAGAATGPGPQPGLYSYIRDDLFTSEIFKLELQNVPRHASFSDVRRFLGRFGLQPHKTKLFGQPPCAFVTFRSAAERDKALRVLHGALWKGRPLSVRLARPKADPMARRRRQEGESEPPATRVADVVTPLWTVPYAEQLERKQLECEQVLQKLAKEIGSTNRALLPWLLEQRHKHNKACCPLEGVRPSPQQTEYRNKCEFLVGVGVDGEDNTVGCRLGKYKGGTCAVAAPFDTVHIPEATKQVVKAFQEFIRSTPYSAYDPETYTGHWKQLTVRTSRRRQAMAIAYFHPQKLSPEELAELKASLAQHFTAGPGRASGVTCLYFVEEGQRKTPSQEGLPLEHMAGDRCIHEDLLGLTFRISPHAFFQVNTPAAEVLYTVIQDWAQLDAGSTVLDVCCGTGTIGLALARKVKRVIGVELCPEAVEDARVNAQDNELSNVEFHCGRAEDLVPALVSRLASQHLVAILDPPRAGLHSKVILAIRRAENIRRLLYVSCNPRAAMGNFVDLCRAPSNRVKGTPFRPVKAVAVDLFPQTPHCEMLILFERVEHPNGTGVLGPHSPPAQPTPGPPDDTQETGAFPLS; encoded by the exons ATGAGTGAGAACCTCGACAACGAG GGCCCAAAGCCCATGGAGAGCTGTGGCCAGGAGAGCAGCAGTGCCCCGAGCTGCCCTACAGCCTCGGTGCTCCCTGCAGACCCGGCAGCcctggaggaggtggagaaagaggGCGCTGGAGCAGCTACAGGGCCGGGGCCTCAACCTGGGCTCTACAGCTACATCAGGGATGACTTGTTTACCTCTGAGATCTTCAAACTGGAGCTGCAGAACGTGCCTCGCCACGCCAGCTTCAGCGACGTCCGGCGCTTCCTGGGCCGCTTTGGCCTGCAGCCCCACAAAACCAAACTCTTTGGGCAACCACCCTGCGCCTTTGTGACATTCCGCAGCGCTGCAGAGAGGGACAAGGCCCTGCGAGTTTTGCATGGTGCCCTCTGGAAAGGCCGCCCACTCAGTGTGCGCCTGGCCCGACCCAAGGCCGACCCCATGGCCAGGAGGAGGCGACAGGAGGGTGAGAGTGAGCCACCAGCAACACGAGTGGCCGACGTGGTGACCCCTCTATGGACAGTGCCCTATGCTGAGCAGCTTGAGCGGAAGCAGCTGGAGTGCGAGCAGGTGCTGCAGAAACTCGCCAA GGAAATCGGGAGCACCAACCGTGCCTTGCTGCCCTGGCTGCTCGAGCAGAGGCACAAGCACAACAAGGCCTGCTGCCCACTGGAGGGGGTCAGGCCATCACCCCAGCAG ACTGAGTATCGTAATAAGTGTGAGTTTCTGGTTGGCGTCGGGGTGGATGGGGAGGATAACACCGTGGGCTGTCGGCTCGGCAAGTACAAGGGCGGGACGTGTGCTGTGGCGGCCCCGTTTGACACCGTGCACATCCCCGAAGCCACCAAGCAGGTGGTGAAGGCCTTCCAGGAGTTCATCCG GTCAACTCCATACTCGGCATACGACCCAGAAACATACACCGGCCACTGGAAGCAGCTGACTGTGCGCACCAGCCGCCGCCGTCAGGCCATGGCCATTGCCTACTTCCACCCCCAG AAACTGAGCCCGGAGGAGCTGGCAGAGCTGAAAGCCTCCCTAGCACAGCACTTCACAGCAGGGCCAGGCAGGGCCAGTGGAGTGACCTGCCTCTACTTCGTGGAGGAGGGACAGCG AAAGACTCCCAGCCAGGAGGGCCTGCCCCTGGAGCACATGGCTGGGGACCGGTGCATCCATGAGGACCTGCTAGGGCTGACCTTCCGGATCTCTCCGCACGCCTTCTTCCAG GTGAACACACCCGCAGCTGAGGTGCTCTACACGGTCATTCAAGACTGGGCCCAGCTGGATGCAGGGAGCACGGTGCTGGACGTGTGTTGTGGCACCGGCACCATTGGCCTGGCCCTGGCCCGG AAGGTGAAGAGAGTCATTGGGGTCGAGCTATGCCCAGAGGCCGTGGAGGACGCCCGGGTAAACGCCCAGGACAATG AGTTGAGTAATGTGGAGTTCCACTGCGGGAGGGCCGAGGACCTGGTGCCCGCCCTGGTGAGCAGACTGGCCTCCCAGCACCTTGTGGCCATACTGGACCCACCCCGTGCCGGCTTGC ATTCCAAGGTGATCCTGGCCATCCGCAGAGCCGAGAACATCAGGCGACTGCTGTACGTCTCATGCAACCCCCGGGCAGCCATGGGCAACTTTGTGGA CCTCTGCAGAGCCCCATCTAACCGGGTGAAGGGCACCCCCTTCCGGCCAGTCAAGGCCGTGGCAGTGGACCTGTTCCCACAGACCCCGCACTGTGAGATGCTCATCTTGTTCGAGAGGGTGGAGCACCCCAATGGCACAGGGGTCTTGGGGCCCCACAGCCCTCCAGCTCAACCCACACCAGGACCCCCAGATGATACCCAAGAAACTGGGGCCTTCCCCTTATCCTAG
- the RANBP1 gene encoding ran-specific GTPase-activating protein isoform X2 gives MAAAKDTHEDHDTSTENTDESNHDPQFEPIVSLPEQEIKTLEEDEEELFKMRAKLFRFASENDLPEWKERGTGDVKLLKHKEKGAIRLLMRRDKTLKICANHYITPMMELKPNAGSDRAWVWNTHADFADECPKPELLAIRFLNAENAQKFKTKFEECRKEIEEREKKAGSGKNDHAEKVAEKLEALSVKEETKEDAEEKQ, from the exons ATGGCGGCCGCCAAG GACACTCATGAGGACCATGATACTTCCACTGAGAATACAGACGAATCCAACCATGACCCTCAGTTTGAGCCAATAGTTTCTCTTCCTGAGCAAGAAATTAAAACGCTggaagaagatgaagaggaactttttaaaat GCGGGCAAAACTGTTCCGATTTGCCTCAGAGAACGATCTCCCAGAATGGAAGGAGCGAGGCACTGGTGACGTCAAGCTCCTGAAGCACAAGGAGAAAGGGGCCATCCGCCTTCTCATGCGGAGGGACAAGACCCTGAAGATCTGTGCCAACCACTACA TCACGCCGATGATGGAGCTGAAGCCCAATGCAGGTAGTGACCGTGCCTGGGTCTGGAACACCCATGCTGACTTCGCCGACGAGTGCCCCAAGCCAGAGCTGCTGGCCATCCGCTTCCTGAATGCTGAGA ATGCACAGAAATTCAAAACAAAGTTTGAAGAATGCAGGAAAGAGAtcgaagagagagaaaagaaag CAGGATCAGGCAAAAATGATCATGCCGAAAAAGTGGCGGAAAAGCTAGAAGCTCTCTCGGTGAAGGAGGAGACCAAGGAGGATGCTGAGGAGAAGCAATAA